Proteins encoded together in one Lysinibacter cavernae window:
- a CDS encoding uridine kinase gives MFGWSSEKTAVLTEIADGFLAVYPRGRTILAVDGPHDVARKAFADDLATVFEQRGVTVFRASLDGFCAPSSTRYLLGRYNPEGYLAYAYDEALLRRTLIDPFKLGGSTGFELESFDKRRDQPVEPKWITGPPDAVLIIDGPFLHRSTLRGVWNQSLWLFSDSVAEGEAAQSSRNLDTHTPPSDALRASQERNAEADRLYQQRVNPGRLATVAVDVTDPLRPRRAYLDYC, from the coding sequence ATGTTTGGGTGGTCGAGCGAAAAGACAGCGGTGCTTACCGAGATCGCCGACGGGTTCTTGGCGGTGTATCCGAGGGGGCGCACCATCCTTGCGGTCGATGGCCCCCACGATGTGGCACGCAAAGCCTTTGCCGACGACCTCGCGACCGTCTTTGAGCAGCGAGGAGTCACGGTGTTTCGCGCGAGCCTTGACGGATTCTGTGCTCCGTCATCCACGCGGTACCTGCTTGGCCGTTACAACCCCGAGGGCTATCTTGCCTATGCCTACGATGAGGCGCTGCTTCGCCGCACGCTGATCGATCCGTTCAAGCTTGGCGGCAGCACGGGCTTCGAGCTCGAGTCGTTTGATAAGCGCAGAGATCAGCCGGTCGAACCAAAATGGATAACCGGCCCACCCGACGCGGTGCTCATCATTGACGGCCCGTTCCTGCACCGTTCAACGCTACGCGGGGTCTGGAACCAGTCGCTATGGCTTTTTTCGGATAGTGTGGCTGAGGGCGAAGCGGCCCAGTCATCAAGGAATCTCGACACGCATACCCCGCCGTCGGATGCACTCCGTGCGTCGCAGGAGCGGAACGCTGAGGCTGACCGCCTCTACCAGCAGCGTGTGAACCCTGGACGACTCGCTACCGTGGCGGTTGACGTGACCGATCCACTGCGACCCCGCCGCGCCTACCTCGATTACTGTTAG